From the Teredinibacter turnerae T7901 genome, one window contains:
- a CDS encoding GGDEF domain-containing protein has product MPATRLKNLHALSRFDATLGLLALLSIICVLTPKDIVTRKLEIRPSEYQANIAGDSYSGGKSEASWVDEKARRWRCILSDAIYAPYCSFQISTINENWRGLDLRAFNKMTIVGEYLGEANYIRVYLRNRHPRYYVLGDETTTKYNQAEVPIANLRNGVGVRLQDFEVADWWLVQKKIPLKESHPEFNDVIYIEFQTSSALHSGTHEIQIEKIIWQGNYISNETLYRGIALVWAATIFLLLLLRLTRLKAELQSTRNYQNELESINKLLNLQNKQFEDLAKTDQLTGLLNRIGIREPLLAGLNAWKHTQTPMAFVLIDLDYFKMVNDRYGHDVGDQVLRKSAELVRSNVRESDYVARWGGEEFLLMLPDTSLTQAEQIAEMLRSKLETAQIHTATTITASFGVAALKEDNLDNLFKAADDALYKAKQNGRNCVYTNG; this is encoded by the coding sequence ATGCCTGCTACCCGTTTGAAAAACCTCCACGCCTTATCCCGGTTTGATGCCACTCTCGGCCTGCTGGCCCTGCTGTCGATTATTTGCGTGCTTACCCCAAAGGATATTGTCACCCGTAAGCTTGAAATTCGCCCGAGTGAATACCAGGCCAATATCGCTGGTGATAGCTATTCCGGTGGCAAAAGCGAAGCGTCCTGGGTTGACGAAAAGGCGCGCCGCTGGCGCTGTATTCTGAGCGACGCAATCTATGCACCCTACTGCAGCTTCCAAATAAGTACCATTAACGAAAACTGGCGCGGCCTGGATTTACGTGCGTTTAACAAAATGACGATTGTTGGCGAATACCTTGGCGAGGCCAACTACATCCGGGTTTACCTGCGCAACCGACACCCACGCTACTATGTGCTGGGTGATGAAACTACAACGAAATATAACCAGGCCGAGGTTCCCATCGCAAATCTGCGCAATGGTGTAGGTGTGCGTCTGCAGGACTTCGAGGTCGCAGACTGGTGGCTGGTACAAAAGAAAATTCCGCTGAAGGAGTCGCACCCGGAGTTCAACGATGTTATTTATATCGAGTTCCAAACCAGCTCAGCACTTCATTCGGGCACCCATGAAATACAGATCGAAAAAATAATCTGGCAGGGCAATTATATTTCTAACGAAACCCTGTACCGGGGGATCGCACTGGTTTGGGCGGCGACGATTTTTCTGCTGCTACTGCTGCGCTTAACCCGCCTCAAGGCTGAACTGCAAAGCACACGCAACTATCAGAATGAGCTCGAATCCATCAACAAATTGCTGAACCTGCAAAACAAGCAGTTCGAGGACCTCGCTAAAACCGACCAGCTCACCGGCCTGCTCAACCGCATTGGCATACGCGAGCCTCTGCTCGCTGGCTTAAACGCCTGGAAACACACCCAAACCCCAATGGCATTCGTGTTGATTGACCTGGATTACTTCAAAATGGTCAACGACCGTTACGGCCACGATGTCGGCGACCAGGTACTGCGCAAGAGCGCGGAATTAGTACGCAGCAACGTAAGAGAGTCCGACTATGTTGCCCGCTGGGGAGGCGAAGAGTTCCTTTTGATGCTGCCAGACACCAGCTTGACACAAGCCGAGCAAATCGCCGAAATGTTGCGCTCCAAACTTGAAACAGCACAGATCCATACCGCAACCACTATTACGGCCAGTTTCGGCGTGGCGGCGCTTAAAGAGGATAACCTGGACAATTTATTCAAAGCCGCCGACGACGCACTCTATAAAGCCAAGCAAAAC
- a CDS encoding CBS domain-containing protein, with protein sequence MLNSVDADDYMTANPVIFSPETDIYEAIQVLVERRVTGGTVLNAQGEVVGIVSELDCLKAVIQTGYYGEGGGTVADFMFAGNIQFMDDHANIVDAAQKLLASGRRRMPVRKDGKFLGQVSARSLLMAFVAAVNRTGDPGS encoded by the coding sequence ATGCTCAATTCCGTAGACGCAGATGATTATATGACGGCTAACCCCGTGATATTTTCGCCTGAAACCGATATTTATGAAGCGATTCAAGTATTAGTTGAGAGAAGAGTTACCGGGGGAACCGTATTAAATGCTCAGGGCGAAGTGGTGGGAATCGTCTCTGAGCTGGATTGTCTGAAAGCGGTTATCCAAACCGGCTATTATGGGGAAGGCGGCGGCACTGTTGCAGATTTCATGTTTGCAGGCAACATCCAGTTTATGGACGATCACGCAAATATCGTGGACGCAGCGCAGAAACTCTTAGCGTCAGGTCGCCGGCGTATGCCGGTCCGCAAAGACGGAAAGTTCCTGGGCCAGGTGAGCGCGCGCAGTTTGCTGATGGCATTTGTTGCGGCGGTCAACCGTACGGGTGACCCAGGTAGCTAG